Proteins encoded together in one Mobula hypostoma chromosome 9, sMobHyp1.1, whole genome shotgun sequence window:
- the LOC134352216 gene encoding thyrotropin subunit beta-like, with protein sequence MCYSAHTLRLLCLLPCLAQVGAQCSLTRHVLYVEKEGCDFCVAINTTICAGFCMSQDLNIKTLLPKMALTQRVCTYREIDYISIRLPGCPANVDPVFRFPVVLSCVCSQCLTDTTDCTSGIEAPLYCTKPQWNIPSSRSPILSLSDNAQQRESLPVLPPFY encoded by the exons ATGTGTTACAGCGCGCACACTCTACGTTTGCTGTGCCTCCTCCCGTGTCTGGCCCAGGTGGGTGCCCAGTGCTCCCTGACGCGGCATGTGCTGTACGTGGAAAAGGAAGGGTGCGACTTCTGCGTGGCCATCAACACCACCATCTGCGCCGGGTTCTGCATGTCACAG GATCTCAACATCAAAACCCTTCTGCCAAAGATGGCCCTGACGCAGAGAGTCTGCACCTACCGGGAGATCGACTACATCTCCATCAGGCTGCCGGGATGTCCAGCCAACGTCGACCCCGTTTTCAGGTTTCCAGTGGTCCTGAGCTGTGTGTGCAGCCAGTGCCTGACTGATACCACAGACTGCACCAGTGGCATCGAAGCACCCCTCTACTGCACCAAACCTCAATGGAACATCCCCTCCTCTCGCTCTCCCATCCTCTCCCTCTCGGATAATGCACAGCAGCGGGAAAGTCTTCCTGTTCTTCCTCCCTTCTATTAG